A portion of the Lolium rigidum isolate FL_2022 chromosome 1, APGP_CSIRO_Lrig_0.1, whole genome shotgun sequence genome contains these proteins:
- the LOC124677956 gene encoding dehydration-responsive element-binding protein 1J-like: MQRSTERSSSGSSSTSWGRTTDSSWPSPPKRPAGRTKFQETRHPVFRGVRRRGTAGRWVCEVRVPGSRGERLWVGTFDTAEAAARAHDAAMLALRGPSASLNFADSAWLLHVPPGAPAVSGLSDVQRAANEAVADFQRRVAARRAANAYGGASAASSAPALTDNDLGATSAAADALPAGAALDTDMFHGDMFGGMDADSYYASLAQGLLLEPPPAAVDCLEDDECGGAEMDLWS, from the coding sequence ATGCAGAGGAGCACCGAGCGGTCGAGCAGCGGCTCCTCTTCGACGTCTTGGGGCCGGACGACGGACAGCAGCTGGCCGTCGCCGCCGAAACGCCCCGCGGGGCGCACCAAGTTCCAGGAGACGCGCCACCCGGTGTTCCGCGGGGTGCGGCGCCGCGGCACGGCGGggcggtgggtgtgcgaggtgcgCGTGCCGGGGAGCCGCGGGGAGCGCCTCTGGgtcggcaccttcgacaccgccgaggcggccgcgcgcgcgcacgaCGCCGCCATGCTCGCGCTGCGCGGGCCCTCGGCCAGCCTCAACTTCGCCGACTCGGCGTGGCTGCTCCACGTCCCGCCGGGCGCGCCGGCCGTTTCCGGCCTATCCGACGTCCAGCGCGCGGCCAACGAGGCCGTGGCGGACTTCCAGCGCCGGGTCGCCGCCAGACGCGCCGCCAACGCCTATGGAGGCGCTTCGGCGGCTTCATCGGCGCCTGCATTGACTGACAACGACTTGGGGGCAACTTCCGCTGCGGCAGATGCACTCCCGGCAGGGGCAGCCTTGGACACTGACATGTTCCATGGTGACATGTTCGGCGGCATGGATGCCGATTCGTATTACGCGAGCTTGGCTCAAGGGCTGCTTCTGgaaccgccgccggccgccgtggaCTGCTTGGAGGACGACGAATGCGGCGGCGCTGAAATGGACCTGTGGAGCTAG